Proteins encoded together in one Psychromonas sp. psych-6C06 window:
- a CDS encoding Cache 3/Cache 2 fusion domain-containing protein translates to MKAYKNRTVTVQMVSIISLCLVLGFSTIAVLVYKNISQVLLNRTLAEQQSRVSALATTISSQFGTYLENAEKLGSTFQHAYLRGLTLQNDVVIVNGHRVNNATINGVSVINHFDEVDLFYRDTGAIATLFLKSGDDFLRVSTSLKKENGQRAVGTLLGKQHDGYQSLTTGSPYYAKVDLFGDEYLTYYEPIKNNLGQIVAISFIGIPIGVATEEVFANLANIRWGETGESFVLSNAEKDKGSYLFPTKNSAPLVGKILSSLFNSEQGVVQYTDKSNQASYLVYANVPGWQWKLVGGTTVAEITRESKQLLLTIITISALVGGFTLLIMIIFVGKMITPLKSLTGYMQRLGNGEVSFNVGETTPDSQNEVDKLIHGVHTMATQLNELVTGLRKNSNKLHQQSNSVAGNADSSLEMSQQQQMEIDQVVAAIEEIAATAQSSAQQIEEIASSVNIAKNDAHSGSSLVIEMTTDISELNSQLKASSEAIKKVSQESDNIQSVTKMIDEIAEQTNLLALNAAIEAARAGEQGRGFAVVADEVRTLAARTQESVKEVVTIMEQLRQCTSSAVNMMEKSEERGSIVTSHAFEVGESLKSIANQVVLIAEQSDAIAATSEEQALVTQEISANANRISTLNSDNHKAAVENADSATQLHRLSSDLSDKVAYFS, encoded by the coding sequence ATGAAAGCTTACAAAAACCGAACCGTAACGGTTCAAATGGTCTCTATTATCAGCTTATGTTTGGTATTAGGTTTTTCAACTATTGCAGTACTCGTTTATAAAAACATTTCACAAGTACTATTAAATCGTACGTTAGCTGAACAACAGTCGCGTGTAAGTGCGCTCGCAACCACTATATCAAGCCAATTTGGTACTTATCTAGAAAATGCTGAAAAACTTGGTTCAACTTTCCAGCATGCCTACCTTCGTGGGTTAACGCTACAAAATGATGTGGTGATAGTTAATGGACATCGCGTCAATAACGCTACTATTAATGGCGTTTCAGTGATCAACCACTTTGATGAAGTGGATCTTTTTTATCGTGATACGGGGGCAATCGCAACGTTGTTTTTAAAATCAGGTGATGATTTTTTACGTGTCTCTACCTCTTTGAAAAAAGAAAATGGTCAGCGTGCTGTTGGCACTTTATTAGGTAAGCAACACGATGGCTATCAATCATTAACGACTGGTAGTCCGTATTATGCCAAAGTCGATTTATTTGGTGATGAATATTTAACCTATTATGAACCTATTAAAAATAATCTAGGTCAGATCGTTGCCATTTCTTTTATTGGAATTCCAATTGGGGTTGCCACTGAAGAAGTTTTTGCAAACCTTGCTAATATTCGCTGGGGAGAAACCGGTGAAAGTTTTGTCTTGAGTAATGCTGAAAAAGATAAAGGCAGTTATCTCTTCCCTACGAAAAATAGTGCACCATTAGTAGGAAAAATCCTCTCCTCTTTATTTAACTCTGAACAAGGTGTTGTTCAATATACAGATAAAAGTAATCAAGCTAGTTATCTTGTTTATGCTAATGTGCCAGGCTGGCAATGGAAGCTAGTTGGGGGAACAACCGTCGCTGAAATAACCAGAGAAAGTAAGCAACTCTTACTGACTATTATTACAATTTCAGCATTAGTAGGTGGCTTTACCTTATTAATTATGATTATTTTTGTCGGTAAAATGATCACGCCGTTAAAATCTTTAACCGGCTATATGCAACGGTTAGGTAATGGAGAGGTTAGCTTTAATGTCGGTGAAACTACGCCTGATTCTCAGAATGAGGTTGATAAATTAATACATGGTGTGCATACCATGGCAACACAGTTAAATGAGCTGGTAACTGGTTTACGAAAAAATAGTAATAAACTACATCAACAATCTAATAGTGTGGCTGGGAACGCAGACAGTAGCTTGGAGATGTCTCAGCAACAACAGATGGAAATAGACCAAGTTGTGGCTGCAATAGAGGAGATAGCTGCGACGGCGCAATCATCTGCACAGCAGATAGAAGAGATTGCGAGCAGTGTTAATATTGCCAAAAATGATGCGCATTCAGGCTCTTCTTTAGTTATTGAGATGACAACCGATATTAGTGAATTAAATTCACAACTCAAAGCATCCTCAGAGGCGATCAAAAAAGTCAGTCAAGAAAGCGATAACATTCAAAGTGTCACTAAGATGATTGATGAAATTGCGGAGCAAACTAATTTGCTGGCTTTGAATGCAGCCATTGAAGCCGCACGCGCTGGGGAACAAGGGCGAGGTTTTGCCGTAGTTGCCGATGAAGTCCGCACATTAGCCGCTAGAACGCAGGAGTCGGTTAAAGAAGTAGTTACGATTATGGAACAGTTACGCCAATGTACATCCAGCGCAGTCAATATGATGGAGAAAAGTGAAGAGCGTGGCAGTATAGTAACTTCACATGCTTTTGAAGTTGGAGAGTCACTCAAGAGTATTGCTAATCAGGTCGTATTAATTGCAGAACAATCTGATGCTATTGCCGCGACTTCAGAAGAGCAGGCGCTTGTGACACAAGAGATATCTGCTAATGCAAATCGTATTAGTACACTGAATAGTGATAACCATAAAGCTGCGGTAGAAAATGCAGATAGCGCAACGCAACTGCATCGATTATCTAGTGATTTAAGTGATAAGGTCGCTTACTTTAGCTAA
- a CDS encoding adenylosuccinate synthase: protein MGKNVVILGTQWGDEGKGKVVDLLTDKAQWVVRYQGGHNAGHTLVIDGEKTVLHLIPSGILRENVKCVIGNGVVLAPDALFKEMNMLTDKGIPAKERLFISEGCPLILPYHVALDMAREKARGNKAIGTTGRGIGPAYEDKVSRRGLRVDDLFNMETFAVKLKEVMEYHNFQLEHYYKVDPVSYEDVLAQMTEMAPLLISMVIDVTDELDKARLRGDNILFEGAQGTLLDIDHGTYPYVTSSNTTAGGVATGSGFGPTHLNYVLGIVKAYTTRVGSGPFPTELYDGVDKLDPAGHHLGTVGHEFGATTGRLRRTGWFDAVAIKRAVQLNSITGFCLTKLDVLDGLEEIKICTGYTMPDGKVVDVPPMSADGYEVAVPVYETVPGWSEVSFGVTSYDALPENAKAYIKRLEELTGVPMDIISTGPDRNETMIQVNPFV, encoded by the coding sequence ATGGGAAAAAACGTAGTAATTCTTGGCACTCAATGGGGTGACGAAGGTAAAGGTAAGGTTGTAGACCTACTAACAGACAAAGCACAATGGGTAGTTCGTTATCAAGGCGGACACAATGCGGGTCATACATTGGTAATCGATGGGGAGAAAACGGTTCTTCATCTTATCCCATCAGGCATCCTGCGTGAAAACGTAAAATGTGTTATCGGTAATGGTGTTGTATTAGCACCTGATGCATTGTTCAAAGAGATGAACATGCTTACTGATAAAGGTATTCCTGCAAAAGAGCGCCTATTTATCAGTGAAGGCTGTCCTCTTATTTTACCTTACCATGTGGCATTAGACATGGCGCGTGAAAAAGCACGTGGTAATAAAGCAATCGGTACTACTGGTCGTGGTATCGGTCCTGCTTACGAAGATAAAGTTTCTCGCCGTGGATTACGTGTTGATGATCTATTCAACATGGAAACATTTGCAGTAAAACTAAAAGAAGTAATGGAATACCATAACTTCCAGTTAGAGCATTACTACAAAGTAGACCCTGTAAGCTATGAAGATGTACTTGCACAAATGACTGAGATGGCACCATTGCTAATCAGCATGGTTATTGATGTTACCGATGAGCTAGATAAAGCACGCCTACGTGGTGACAATATCCTGTTTGAAGGTGCGCAAGGTACTCTACTTGATATCGACCATGGTACATACCCCTATGTAACCTCTTCAAATACTACTGCGGGTGGCGTGGCTACGGGCAGTGGTTTTGGGCCAACACACCTAAATTACGTTTTAGGTATTGTTAAAGCTTATACCACACGTGTTGGTTCTGGGCCTTTCCCGACTGAGCTTTATGATGGCGTTGATAAATTAGACCCAGCTGGTCACCATTTAGGTACAGTTGGTCATGAGTTTGGTGCAACAACAGGGCGTTTACGTCGTACAGGTTGGTTTGATGCTGTTGCAATTAAACGTGCAGTACAACTAAACAGTATTACTGGTTTCTGCTTAACTAAACTTGATGTACTTGATGGTTTAGAAGAGATTAAAATCTGTACTGGTTACACTATGCCTGATGGTAAAGTAGTGGATGTGCCTCCAATGTCTGCTGATGGTTACGAAGTAGCTGTTCCTGTCTATGAAACAGTGCCTGGATGGAGTGAGGTTTCATTTGGTGTTACTTCTTACGATGCATTACCTGAAAATGCAAAAGCTTACATTAAGCGTTTAGAAGAGTTAACTGGTGTGCCAATGGATATCATCTCTACTGGCCCTGATCGTAATGAAACAATGATTCAAGTGAATCCATTTGTTTAA
- the hflC gene encoding protease modulator HflC, whose translation MNKLLILPIILFLGFISSAFVVSEGQGGIVMQFSKVKRDAEGNPVVFGPGLHFKVPIIDSIRIMDTRIQTLDDQADRFVTSEKKDLIIDSYVKWQIADLSVYYLATGGNKMQAEALLKRKINNGLRNEIGSHTIKEIVSGKRGEVMETALKRMARSSELGIRVVDVRIKKINLPDEVSNSVYKRMRAERQAVAREHRSQGQEKSEVIRANIDRKVSVMLAQANKESLEVRGNGDSLAAKIYADAYAQDTNFFAFLRSMQAYEKSFSGKDDVMVLSPDSEFFKFMNSKD comes from the coding sequence ATGAATAAACTTTTAATTTTACCTATCATACTGTTTTTAGGTTTCATCAGTAGTGCATTTGTCGTGTCAGAAGGGCAGGGCGGTATCGTCATGCAGTTTAGCAAGGTTAAACGTGATGCAGAGGGCAACCCAGTTGTATTTGGCCCTGGGCTACACTTTAAAGTGCCGATTATTGACTCGATACGTATTATGGATACTCGTATTCAAACATTAGACGATCAAGCGGATCGTTTTGTAACCTCAGAGAAAAAAGATCTGATCATTGACTCTTACGTTAAATGGCAAATTGCTGACCTGTCTGTTTATTACTTGGCAACAGGTGGTAATAAGATGCAAGCAGAAGCGTTATTAAAACGTAAAATTAATAATGGTTTGCGTAATGAAATTGGTTCCCACACGATTAAGGAAATTGTTTCTGGTAAACGTGGTGAAGTAATGGAAACCGCATTGAAACGTATGGCTCGTTCATCGGAGTTGGGGATCAGAGTTGTTGATGTACGTATTAAAAAGATTAACCTGCCTGATGAAGTAAGTAACAGTGTTTATAAGCGTATGCGTGCTGAGCGTCAAGCGGTAGCAAGAGAGCATCGTTCTCAAGGTCAAGAGAAGTCAGAAGTGATTCGTGCAAATATTGACCGTAAGGTTTCTGTTATGTTAGCGCAAGCTAACAAAGAGTCTTTAGAGGTTCGTGGTAACGGTGACTCGTTAGCCGCTAAGATTTATGCAGATGCTTATGCACAAGACACAAATTTCTTTGCTTTCCTACGTAGTATGCAAGCTTATGAAAAAAGCTTTTCAGGTAAAGATGACGTGATGGTGTTAAGTCCAGATTCAGAGTTCTTTAAGTTCATGAATAGTAAGGATTAA
- the hflK gene encoding FtsH protease activity modulator HflK: protein MAWNEPGKDGKKDQDPWQNNGKKNEQGPPDLDVVFQKMSDLFGGLFGKKPSSGSGGNKSGGGKFAVIAIAALLFVVWFVSGWYTIKESDRGVVLRFGAYHSQVEPGLHWNPKFIDEIIPINVEAFRTMPTTGFMLTEDENIVTVGMEIQYRIVSPEKYLFSVTNADNSLLQALDSSLRFVVGHSTMDDVLTTGREVVRQDTWEMVDKIIEPYDLGIDIVDVNLQQTRPPEQVKAAFDDAIAAQEDEERFVREAEAYEREKEPIARGQVKRIEQQAQAYSEGLVLRAEGEVARFKNLLPQYQANPEVTRQRIYIETMESVLNNSSKVLIDNKAGGNLTFLPLDKLMSKTKEVEAPYSSEIETRSRADEKADLDERSSTSERLSRSSRSGGRE, encoded by the coding sequence ATGGCTTGGAATGAACCGGGGAAAGACGGTAAGAAAGATCAAGACCCGTGGCAGAATAACGGCAAAAAAAATGAGCAGGGGCCACCTGATCTAGATGTTGTATTTCAGAAAATGTCTGACCTTTTCGGTGGTTTATTTGGTAAAAAACCATCATCAGGAAGTGGCGGTAATAAAAGTGGTGGCGGAAAGTTCGCTGTCATTGCTATTGCAGCGTTGTTATTTGTGGTCTGGTTTGTTAGTGGTTGGTACACCATTAAAGAGTCTGATCGTGGTGTAGTGTTACGTTTTGGTGCTTATCATAGCCAAGTTGAACCTGGCTTACATTGGAATCCAAAATTTATTGATGAAATTATTCCTATCAATGTTGAAGCGTTCCGTACCATGCCAACAACGGGATTTATGCTAACTGAAGACGAAAACATCGTCACTGTAGGCATGGAAATTCAATACCGTATAGTATCGCCTGAAAAATATCTGTTTAGTGTTACTAATGCTGATAACAGCTTATTACAGGCATTAGATAGCTCTCTGCGTTTTGTGGTTGGTCACTCAACCATGGATGATGTATTAACAACAGGCCGTGAAGTGGTTCGTCAAGATACATGGGAAATGGTTGATAAAATTATAGAGCCTTATGATCTTGGTATCGATATTGTTGATGTGAACTTACAGCAAACACGTCCTCCTGAGCAGGTTAAAGCCGCTTTTGATGATGCTATTGCAGCGCAAGAAGATGAAGAGCGTTTTGTACGTGAAGCTGAAGCTTATGAGCGTGAAAAAGAGCCGATTGCACGTGGTCAAGTTAAACGTATTGAGCAGCAAGCACAAGCTTACAGCGAAGGTTTAGTCTTGCGAGCAGAGGGTGAAGTTGCACGTTTTAAAAACCTACTGCCTCAATATCAAGCAAATCCAGAAGTAACACGTCAGCGTATTTATATCGAAACAATGGAGTCGGTACTTAATAACAGCTCTAAGGTGTTAATTGATAATAAAGCGGGCGGTAACTTGACCTTCTTACCATTAGATAAACTAATGAGTAAAACCAAGGAGGTAGAAGCGCCTTATTCAAGTGAAATAGAAACGCGCTCACGTGCGGATGAAAAAGCTGATTTAGATGAACGGAGTTCAACAAGTGAGAGATTATCTCGTAGTAGCCGCAGTGGCGGGAGAGAGTAA
- the hflX gene encoding ribosome rescue GTPase HflX has translation MFDRYEAGEQAVLVHITFSDDEKKEDLDELKLLVSSSGVETVGTVTGPRKSPHARYFVGTGKAQEIADTVQTLGANVVIFNHSLTPAQQRNLEAICQCLVLDRTALILDIFAQRARTYEGKLQVELAQLRFMSTRLIRGWSHLDKQKGGVGMRGPGETQLETDRRLLSARITAIKGRLAKVAKQRDQGRRARQRAEVPTVSLVGYTNAGKSTLFNQITDAGVYAADQLFATLDPTLRQIEIGDVGNCILADTVGFVRHLPHDLVAAFKATLQETREATLLLHVVDCSDENYRGNIDAVERVLTDIDAGDVPQLIIMNKIDAFDDVSPRIDFDDEEKPMRVWLSARTGEGVELLFEALSSLLSGQIRALQLAIPPAQGKLRAAFYELNCIDNESYDENGDCILDIRINNVDLSRLRKQFDGALEACIVQNK, from the coding sequence TTGTTTGATCGTTATGAAGCCGGTGAACAGGCTGTCTTAGTTCATATCACTTTTTCTGATGATGAAAAAAAAGAGGATCTTGACGAGCTTAAGCTATTAGTCAGTTCTTCTGGTGTCGAAACTGTTGGCACAGTAACAGGCCCTCGAAAGTCTCCCCATGCACGTTATTTTGTTGGTACCGGTAAAGCCCAAGAAATTGCTGATACAGTGCAAACTTTAGGGGCTAATGTGGTTATTTTTAATCACTCATTAACACCTGCACAGCAGCGTAATTTAGAGGCTATCTGCCAATGTTTAGTGCTAGATAGAACAGCGCTAATTTTAGATATTTTTGCACAGCGTGCACGTACCTACGAAGGTAAATTACAAGTTGAATTAGCGCAGCTTCGCTTTATGTCAACGCGCCTTATTCGTGGTTGGAGTCACCTAGATAAACAAAAAGGTGGTGTAGGCATGCGTGGCCCCGGGGAAACTCAACTAGAAACAGATAGGCGTTTATTAAGTGCTCGTATCACAGCCATCAAAGGGCGTTTGGCAAAAGTTGCTAAACAACGTGATCAAGGCCGTCGCGCTCGTCAACGCGCAGAGGTACCTACCGTATCATTAGTGGGTTACACCAATGCAGGTAAATCCACACTGTTTAACCAAATCACCGATGCGGGGGTGTATGCAGCCGACCAACTCTTTGCGACACTCGACCCTACTTTACGTCAAATCGAAATAGGCGATGTGGGTAATTGTATCTTAGCTGATACGGTTGGTTTCGTTCGTCATTTACCGCATGATTTAGTGGCCGCTTTTAAAGCTACTCTTCAAGAAACAAGAGAAGCAACATTGCTATTGCATGTCGTTGATTGCTCTGATGAAAACTATCGAGGCAATATTGATGCTGTAGAGCGTGTATTGACTGATATCGATGCTGGTGATGTTCCACAGTTGATTATCATGAATAAAATTGATGCTTTTGATGATGTTTCGCCACGGATTGACTTTGATGATGAAGAAAAACCGATGCGCGTTTGGCTATCGGCTCGTACTGGTGAAGGTGTTGAGTTACTTTTTGAAGCATTAAGTTCATTATTATCTGGGCAAATTCGTGCTTTGCAACTCGCTATTCCGCCTGCACAGGGCAAATTACGCGCAGCGTTTTATGAGCTCAATTGTATTGATAATGAAAGTTATGACGAAAATGGGGACTGCATATTAGATATTCGCATTAACAATGTTGATCTATCGCGTTTACGAAAACAGTTTGATGGTGCGCTAGAAGCGTGTATTGTGCAAAATAAATAG
- the hfq gene encoding RNA chaperone Hfq → MAKGQSLQDPFLNTLRKERIPVSIYLVNGIKLQGQIESFDQFVILLKNTVSQMVYKHAISTVVPARAVPTIPHVE, encoded by the coding sequence ATGGCTAAAGGACAATCATTACAAGACCCATTTTTGAATACATTACGTAAAGAACGTATTCCTGTATCAATTTACTTAGTTAATGGTATTAAGCTACAAGGGCAAATTGAATCATTTGATCAATTTGTTATCTTATTGAAAAACACTGTCAGTCAGATGGTTTATAAACATGCTATTTCAACGGTGGTACCTGCACGGGCAGTGCCGACCATTCCGCATGTTGAGTAA
- the miaA gene encoding tRNA (adenosine(37)-N6)-dimethylallyltransferase MiaA, with protein sequence MNELPNVIFLMGPTASGKTDLAIRLATECDCEIISVDSALIYKGMDIGTAKPTQAELTEAPHALVDIIDPLEAYSAGDFRDDAIRLMHEIVARGKTPLLVGGTMLYYKALIDGLSPLPSADVAIRADIEAEAEQFGWQYLHDQLTEIDPVSAKRIHVNDPQRLSRAIEVYRISGKSMTQLTETKSDSLPFTFKQFAIAPAEKSVLHERIERRFELMLAAGFEQEVERLRNRGDLHLDLPSMRCVGYRQMWEYLDGKMDHQEMVFRGVVATRQLAKRQMTWLRGWKSEIKWLESGDENNFEICRTAFMS encoded by the coding sequence ATGAATGAATTACCTAACGTTATTTTTTTAATGGGGCCAACGGCTTCTGGAAAAACAGATCTGGCTATTCGTTTAGCGACCGAGTGTGACTGTGAAATTATCAGTGTCGATTCTGCTCTGATCTATAAAGGTATGGATATCGGCACGGCTAAGCCGACTCAAGCAGAGTTAACGGAAGCGCCACATGCCTTAGTGGATATTATTGACCCGTTAGAAGCTTATTCAGCGGGGGATTTCCGCGATGATGCAATTCGTTTAATGCATGAAATTGTTGCGCGTGGCAAAACCCCTCTATTAGTTGGGGGCACCATGCTTTATTACAAAGCATTAATTGATGGTTTATCACCATTGCCAAGTGCAGACGTAGCAATTCGGGCTGACATAGAGGCTGAGGCTGAGCAATTTGGGTGGCAGTATCTACATGATCAATTGACAGAGATTGATCCGGTTTCAGCTAAACGTATTCATGTTAATGATCCGCAACGCTTATCACGTGCCATTGAGGTATACCGGATATCGGGTAAAAGCATGACCCAATTAACGGAAACTAAAAGTGATTCCTTACCATTTACTTTTAAGCAGTTTGCCATTGCTCCGGCTGAAAAGTCCGTACTGCATGAGCGTATCGAACGTCGCTTTGAGCTTATGCTCGCTGCGGGTTTTGAGCAAGAAGTTGAACGTTTACGAAATCGTGGTGACTTACATTTAGATTTACCCTCGATGCGTTGTGTAGGCTATCGACAAATGTGGGAATACCTTGATGGTAAGATGGATCATCAAGAGATGGTTTTCCGCGGTGTGGTAGCAACTAGGCAGCTTGCTAAGCGACAAATGACTTGGCTTCGAGGCTGGAAAAGCGAGATAAAATGGCTTGAGAGCGGAGATGAAAATAATTTTGAAATCTGTAGAACAGCATTTATGTCGTAA